A genomic stretch from Chloroflexota bacterium includes:
- a CDS encoding DegV family protein → MGQIQIVTDSSCDVPPEIQKELNITVVPMNIHFGTETFQEGVTMTATEFYARLIRDGTSILPKTSQPSPGAFRETFQRVAHDSRDIIALHVSSALSGTYNAALTVAREMNEAREAHITVIDSRNASMCLGWMVIAAAEAAQRGESYADILNLVLDMIPRLHIPSMLETLEYVRAGGRIGKAQAFLGTILNIKPILGIEGGEVIPIEKVRTRGKAMERLVDITRHYMPFEDIAVMHTASPEAANEVVNLLAPHHPRERIIIAQTCAAIGAHVGPGAIGVCVVSQK, encoded by the coding sequence ATGGGCCAGATCCAGATCGTCACCGATTCGTCATGCGATGTCCCGCCCGAGATCCAGAAGGAGCTCAATATCACCGTCGTGCCGATGAATATTCACTTCGGCACCGAGACGTTCCAGGAAGGCGTCACGATGACGGCCACCGAGTTCTACGCGCGGCTCATACGCGACGGCACGAGCATCCTGCCAAAGACATCGCAGCCGTCGCCGGGCGCGTTCCGCGAGACGTTTCAGCGGGTCGCCCACGATTCACGCGACATCATTGCGCTGCACGTCTCGTCGGCGCTGAGCGGCACCTACAACGCCGCCCTGACGGTCGCGCGCGAGATGAACGAAGCGCGCGAGGCGCACATCACGGTCATCGATTCGCGCAATGCCAGCATGTGCCTCGGCTGGATGGTCATCGCCGCGGCGGAGGCGGCCCAGCGCGGCGAATCGTATGCTGACATCCTTAACCTGGTGCTGGACATGATCCCGCGGCTGCACATCCCATCCATGCTCGAAACGCTGGAATACGTGCGCGCCGGCGGGCGCATCGGCAAGGCGCAGGCGTTTCTCGGCACCATACTGAACATCAAGCCGATTCTTGGCATCGAGGGCGGCGAGGTCATCCCGATTGAGAAGGTGCGCACACGCGGCAAAGCGATGGAGCGGCTGGTCGACATCACGCGTCACTATATGCCGTTCGAGGACATCGCCGTGATGCACACCGCCTCGCCGGAGGCCGCCAACGAGGTCGTCAACCTGCTCGCGCCCCACCATCCGCGCGAGCGCATTATCATCGCCCAGACCTGCGCCGCCATCGGCGCGCACGTCGGTCCGGGCGCCATCGGCGTCTGCGTGGTGTCGCAAAAGTGA
- a CDS encoding DegV family protein, producing MKPIAIVTDSTCDLPASLVHALQIHVVPCNVHFGTEMFREGIDLNNEQFFQRLRTSPELPKTSQPSVGAFLEVYQPLATRASAIVSVHLAGKLSGTLQSATLAAKEITGIPIATIDSGSCSMGIGWLAVIAARAAQAGQEFDSIVRTVTDARERLRVLALLENLTNVLKGGRLGKAEAMLGTMFSVKPIIAIDHGEVKPVEKIRTWGRAVSRLAEMTQLFAPCDEVAVLHAQAPGEAEALAARLSAFHPRDRMVVTEVGAVLGTHTGVGAVGIAVVQSAPHPSA from the coding sequence ATGAAGCCGATCGCAATCGTAACCGACAGCACGTGCGACTTGCCGGCCAGCCTTGTTCACGCATTGCAGATTCATGTCGTGCCGTGCAACGTGCATTTCGGCACCGAGATGTTTCGCGAAGGGATCGACCTGAACAACGAGCAGTTCTTCCAGCGGCTGCGCACCAGCCCGGAACTGCCGAAAACGTCGCAGCCCTCGGTCGGGGCATTTCTGGAGGTGTACCAACCACTGGCCACTCGCGCATCGGCAATTGTGTCCGTTCATCTCGCAGGCAAGCTGAGCGGCACACTGCAATCCGCCACGCTCGCCGCCAAGGAGATTACCGGCATCCCAATCGCGACGATCGATTCGGGATCGTGTTCTATGGGGATCGGATGGCTGGCCGTCATCGCCGCCCGCGCCGCGCAGGCGGGACAGGAGTTCGACAGCATCGTGCGCACGGTGACGGATGCGCGAGAGCGGTTGCGTGTCCTGGCGCTGCTGGAAAACCTGACCAATGTGCTCAAAGGCGGCCGCCTTGGCAAGGCGGAGGCGATGCTGGGCACCATGTTCAGCGTCAAGCCGATCATCGCGATCGACCACGGCGAAGTCAAGCCGGTCGAGAAGATTCGCACGTGGGGGCGCGCCGTCTCGCGTCTGGCCGAGATGACGCAGTTGTTCGCGCCGTGCGACGAAGTGGCGGTACTGCACGCGCAGGCGCCCGGCGAAGCCGAGGCGCTGGCGGCGCGACTCAGCGCGTTTCACCCGCGCGACCGCATGGTTGTGACCGAAGTCGGCGCGGTGCTCGGCACGCACACCGGCGTCGGTGCAGTCGGCATCGCGGTCGTGCAATCGGCGCCGCACCCGTCCGCGTAA